The proteins below are encoded in one region of Parus major isolate Abel chromosome 7, Parus_major1.1, whole genome shotgun sequence:
- the NDUFB3 gene encoding NADH dehydrogenase [ubiquinone] 1 beta subcomplex subunit 3, with amino-acid sequence MGHGSDHGHGHGHDKVELPDYRQWKVEGTPLEEVQRRLAKRGLRDPWARNEAWRYQGSFARPITITEIFTRGLKWGAAAFIIALGIEYSLFPPKKNGGHH; translated from the exons ATGGGACATGGAAGTGACCACGGCCATGGCCATGGCCATGACAAAGTGGAACTCCCTGACTACAGGCAGTGGAAGGTGGAGGGGACTCCCCTCGAGGAGGTGCAGAGAAGGCTGGCTAAACGAGGTCTGAGGGATCCGTGGGCTCG tAATGAAGCCTGGAGATACCAGGGCAGCTTTGCAAGACCTATCACCATAACAGAAATCTTTACCAGGGGACTCAAgtggggagctgcagctttcATCATAGCTCTGGGCATTGAATACTCACTGTTTCCTCCAAAGAAGAATGGAGGCCACCACTGA